From Methylopila sp. M107, a single genomic window includes:
- a CDS encoding FAD-dependent oxidoreductase has translation MEIACQSCVAGGGPAGLMLGLLLARAGVDVVVLEKHSDFLRDFRGDTIHPSTLNILDDLGLLDAFLKLSHQEVQTLTGFVEDEPFVIGDFRRIRAVRPFIALIPQWDFLDFIAGEAARHPNFRLIRQAEAKTLVRRDGKVAGLNAETADGPLTISCDLVVGADGRRSTIRGAAGFEVETLGAPMDVVWFRLPRRETDGSATGGRFSAGGLFVTIFRGDYWQCALVIPKGGAEALKADGLEAFHRRIARLAPPLADRAATIDGWDKVSVLSVTVDRLKRWHAPGVLCIGDAAHAMSPIGGVGINLAIQDAVATANILAGPLREGRATDEDLAKVQRRRLFPTRVIQRLQVVVQNRVVSPVLASTGRLKPPLALRLMRAVPALTAIPARIVGIGVRPERVADSAVAARR, from the coding sequence ATGGAAATCGCCTGTCAATCCTGCGTTGCGGGCGGCGGTCCGGCCGGGTTGATGCTCGGACTGCTGCTGGCGCGCGCCGGCGTCGACGTCGTCGTGCTGGAGAAGCACTCGGATTTCCTGCGCGATTTCCGCGGCGACACGATTCACCCCTCGACGCTCAACATCCTCGACGATCTGGGCCTGCTCGACGCCTTCCTGAAGCTGTCGCATCAGGAGGTGCAGACGCTCACCGGCTTTGTCGAGGACGAGCCCTTCGTGATCGGCGACTTCCGGCGCATCCGCGCCGTGCGGCCCTTCATCGCTCTCATCCCGCAATGGGATTTTCTCGATTTCATTGCGGGCGAGGCGGCGCGTCACCCGAATTTCCGCCTGATCCGGCAGGCCGAGGCGAAGACGCTCGTCCGGCGCGACGGCAAGGTCGCCGGACTGAATGCGGAGACGGCCGATGGGCCGCTGACGATCTCATGCGATCTCGTCGTGGGCGCGGATGGTCGCCGCTCGACGATCCGCGGGGCGGCGGGTTTCGAGGTCGAGACGCTCGGCGCGCCGATGGACGTGGTCTGGTTCCGCTTGCCGCGACGGGAGACGGACGGCTCGGCGACGGGCGGGCGCTTTTCGGCGGGCGGCCTGTTCGTCACGATTTTTCGCGGCGACTACTGGCAGTGCGCGCTGGTGATCCCGAAGGGCGGCGCCGAGGCGTTGAAGGCCGATGGGCTGGAGGCGTTCCACCGGCGGATCGCGCGTCTTGCCCCGCCGCTCGCGGACCGGGCGGCGACGATCGACGGCTGGGACAAGGTCAGCGTGCTGTCGGTGACGGTCGACCGGTTGAAGCGCTGGCATGCGCCCGGCGTGCTCTGCATTGGCGACGCCGCCCACGCCATGTCGCCGATCGGCGGCGTCGGCATCAACCTCGCGATCCAGGACGCGGTCGCGACCGCAAACATCCTGGCGGGGCCGCTTCGGGAGGGCAGGGCGACCGACGAGGACCTCGCGAAAGTCCAGAGGCGACGGCTGTTCCCGACGCGCGTGATCCAGCGGCTGCAGGTCGTCGTGCAGAACCGCGTCGTATCGCCGGTGCTCGCGTCGACCGGGCGGCTGAAGCCGCCGCTTGCGTTGCGGTTGATGCGCGCCGTCCCGGCGCTGACCGCAATACCTGCGCGGATCGTGGGGATCGGCGTACGCCCGGAGCGCGTGGCGGACTCGGCGGTTGCGGCCCGGCGCTAA
- a CDS encoding BolA family protein, protein MSVRARIETALTEALNPERLEVVDESHLHAGHAGARPEGETHFRVRIVSGAFSGLSRVDRHRRVNQLLAAELAGPVHALAIDARSPEEPGRP, encoded by the coding sequence ATGAGCGTGCGCGCACGAATCGAAACCGCCCTCACCGAGGCGCTGAATCCCGAGCGGCTCGAAGTGGTGGACGAGAGCCATCTCCACGCCGGCCATGCCGGCGCGCGGCCGGAAGGCGAGACGCATTTTCGGGTGCGCATCGTCTCCGGCGCGTTTTCGGGCCTGAGCCGCGTCGACCGGCATCGCCGCGTCAACCAGTTGCTCGCCGCCGAACTCGCGGGGCCCGTCCATGCGCTCGCGATCGACGCGCGGTCGCCGGAAGAGCCGGGCCGGCCTTGA
- a CDS encoding J domain-containing protein — MKLESEWFDKVRVSRGGESRPEPEAARCDHPGCRAVGSHRAPKGRDRENQYWRFCLDHVRQYNQSYNFFSGMSDEALRAYERDAHVGHRPTWSMGRNGGPSAETRNKKDRSRGQNRGWANDFKFEDGFGVFGDEPGRAAPEEPRREIKKVEMKSLEALNLGAGASREEIRARYKELLIRFHPDTNGGDRGAEDKLREIIQAYNYLRSVGFC, encoded by the coding sequence ATGAAGCTCGAGAGCGAATGGTTCGACAAGGTTCGGGTGTCCCGGGGAGGCGAAAGCCGCCCCGAGCCCGAGGCCGCGCGCTGCGACCATCCCGGCTGCCGCGCCGTCGGCTCGCACCGTGCGCCCAAGGGGCGGGACCGCGAGAACCAGTACTGGCGCTTCTGCCTTGACCATGTCCGCCAGTACAACCAGTCGTACAATTTCTTCTCCGGCATGTCGGACGAGGCGCTCCGCGCCTACGAGCGCGACGCCCATGTCGGCCACCGCCCGACCTGGAGCATGGGCCGCAATGGCGGGCCGTCGGCGGAGACGCGCAACAAGAAGGACCGGTCGCGCGGCCAGAACCGAGGCTGGGCGAACGATTTCAAGTTCGAGGACGGGTTCGGGGTGTTCGGCGACGAGCCCGGCCGGGCCGCGCCGGAGGAGCCGCGCCGCGAGATCAAGAAGGTCGAGATGAAGTCGCTCGAGGCGCTCAATCTCGGGGCCGGCGCATCGCGTGAGGAGATCCGCGCGCGCTACAAGGAACTGCTGATCCGCTTCCATCCGGACACGAATGGCGGCGACCGCGGCGCCGAGGATAAATTGCGCGAGATCATCCAAGCCTATAATTATCTGCGATCCGTCGGCTTCTGCTGA
- the cobS gene encoding cobaltochelatase subunit CobS: protein MTASLADPLVEAPTPDMKVSARQVFGIDSDMEVPAYGEAKGAVPDLDPDYLFDHDTTLAILAGFKMNRRVMITGYHGTGKSTHVEQVAARLNWPCVRINLDSHVSRIDLIGKDAIVLKDGQQVTEFRDGILPWALQNNVALVFDEYDAGRPDVMFVIQRVLEVSGKLTLLDQRRIIRPHPAFRLFSTANTVGLGDASGLYHGTQQINQGQMDRWSIVTTLNYLPHDREVDIVLAKAPHYQEDPAGRDTVSKMVRLADLTRQAFMNGDLSTVMSPRTVITWAENADIFSDVGFSFRLTFLNKCDELERGLVAEFYQRCFGKELPESAVNVAMS from the coding sequence ATGACCGCCTCCCTCGCTGATCCGCTGGTCGAAGCGCCGACGCCCGACATGAAGGTGTCGGCCCGCCAGGTCTTCGGCATCGACAGCGACATGGAGGTGCCGGCCTATGGCGAGGCCAAGGGCGCGGTGCCGGACCTCGATCCGGACTACCTGTTCGACCACGACACCACGCTCGCGATCCTGGCCGGCTTCAAGATGAACCGGCGCGTGATGATCACGGGCTATCACGGCACCGGCAAATCGACCCATGTCGAGCAGGTGGCGGCGCGGCTCAACTGGCCGTGCGTGCGCATCAATCTCGACAGCCATGTCAGCCGCATCGACCTGATCGGCAAGGACGCCATCGTCCTGAAGGACGGCCAGCAGGTCACCGAGTTCCGCGACGGCATCTTGCCGTGGGCGCTGCAGAACAACGTCGCGCTGGTGTTCGACGAATACGACGCCGGCCGCCCCGACGTGATGTTCGTGATCCAGCGTGTGCTCGAAGTCTCGGGCAAGCTGACGCTGCTGGACCAGCGCCGCATCATCCGGCCGCACCCGGCGTTCCGGCTGTTCTCGACCGCGAACACGGTCGGCCTCGGCGACGCCTCGGGCCTCTATCACGGCACCCAACAGATCAATCAGGGCCAGATGGACCGCTGGTCGATCGTCACCACGCTGAATTACCTGCCGCACGACCGCGAGGTCGACATCGTGCTGGCCAAGGCCCCGCATTACCAAGAGGATCCGGCAGGGCGCGACACCGTCTCCAAGATGGTGCGGCTCGCGGACCTGACGCGCCAGGCCTTCATGAACGGAGATCTTTCCACCGTCATGAGCCCGCGCACGGTGATCACCTGGGCGGAGAACGCCGACATCTTCTCGGACGTCGGCTTCTCGTTCCGACTGACCTTCCTCAACAAGTGCGACGAGCTGGAGCGCGGGCTGGTGGCCGAGTTCTACCAGCGCTGCTTCGGCAAGGAGCTGCCGGAGAGCGCCGTCAACGTGGCGATGAGCTGA
- a CDS encoding DUF29 domain-containing protein: MVAKVKDRPKARAAYEDDFSAWLNEQAALIRSGRVADIDAENVAEELEGIARSEFRSLISALTVLILHMLKWDHQPERRSSSWISSINEQRDQFDLILEDNPSFKPRLPDALQKAHRASRRRAVQETGLSLASFPETCPYDWDELLTRAHDVSGLADR; this comes from the coding sequence ATGGTCGCGAAGGTCAAGGACCGGCCGAAGGCGAGGGCCGCCTATGAGGACGACTTTTCGGCGTGGCTCAATGAGCAGGCCGCGCTGATCCGTTCTGGGCGCGTCGCGGACATCGACGCGGAGAACGTCGCCGAGGAACTTGAAGGAATCGCTCGATCGGAATTCAGAAGTCTGATCAGCGCGCTGACAGTGCTCATCCTGCACATGCTGAAATGGGATCATCAGCCCGAGCGCCGATCGTCCTCATGGATTAGCTCAATCAACGAGCAGCGCGACCAATTTGATTTGATCCTCGAAGACAATCCGAGCTTCAAGCCACGGCTACCGGATGCGCTTCAAAAGGCGCATCGAGCGTCGCGCCGCCGTGCGGTCCAAGAGACGGGACTGTCGCTGGCGAGCTTTCCAGAGACTTGCCCGTATGACTGGGACGAGTTGCTGACGCGCGCCCATGACGTTTCGGGTCTGGCGGATCGGTGA
- the cobT gene encoding cobaltochelatase subunit CobT, translating into MISNRKPGEKAPPPSEPLKRAVAGCLRAISGDPEVEVAFASERPALMGHKARLPEPPRRLEAHDVAVLRGYADSMALRLACHDQATHAKLAPQGAEARAVFDAVEQARVEAIGSRRMEGAAQNLTAMLEDRYLRSPHADVTDRADAPLEEAVALMVRERLTGRKPPDAARKLVELWRPWIEDKAGPNLARLDRVLEDQNAFARAIRDLLTSLDMGEELSAEREQSEDEGEGDGDQPPPQEGEAADAPDEASDGADETETESSSEADDNAEQMEAADAPPTDTPEEDELGEAEDATEPWRPKDDNRRDREKPAYVAYTTKFDEEALAEELCDAEELTRLRSYLDKQLSQLQGVVGRLANRLQRRLLAQQSRAWDFDLEEGMLDPSRLSRVIIDPMSALSFMRERDTDFRDTVVTLLLDNSGSMRGRPITVAATCADILARTLERCGVKVEILGFTTRAWKGGQSREQWIGAGKPMGPGRLNDLRHIVYKAADAPWRRTRKNLGLMMREGLLKENIDGEALDWAHNRLLARPEQRRILMVISDGAPVDDSTLSVNPGNYLEKHLRRVIEEIETRSPVELIAIGIGHDVTRYYRRAVTIVDAEELGGVMTEKLAELFEETGPAPRGRLH; encoded by the coding sequence GTGATCTCCAACCGCAAGCCAGGCGAGAAGGCCCCGCCGCCGTCCGAACCGCTGAAGCGCGCGGTCGCGGGGTGTCTGCGCGCGATCTCGGGCGATCCTGAGGTCGAGGTCGCGTTCGCCTCCGAACGGCCGGCCCTCATGGGCCACAAGGCGCGCCTGCCGGAGCCGCCGCGGCGCCTCGAGGCGCATGACGTCGCAGTGCTGCGCGGCTATGCGGACTCCATGGCGCTGCGCCTCGCCTGCCACGATCAGGCGACCCACGCCAAGCTTGCGCCGCAGGGCGCCGAGGCCCGCGCCGTGTTCGACGCGGTCGAGCAGGCGCGCGTCGAGGCGATCGGCTCGCGACGCATGGAGGGCGCCGCCCAGAACCTCACCGCGATGCTGGAGGACCGCTATCTCCGCAGCCCGCACGCCGACGTCACCGACCGCGCCGACGCCCCGCTCGAGGAGGCGGTCGCGCTGATGGTCCGCGAGCGCCTCACCGGCCGGAAGCCGCCGGACGCCGCGCGCAAGCTCGTCGAGCTGTGGCGGCCGTGGATCGAGGACAAGGCCGGCCCCAATCTCGCCCGGCTCGATCGCGTGCTCGAGGACCAGAACGCCTTCGCCCGCGCCATCCGCGACCTACTGACCTCGCTCGACATGGGCGAGGAGCTGTCCGCCGAACGCGAGCAGTCCGAGGACGAGGGGGAGGGCGACGGCGACCAGCCGCCTCCGCAGGAGGGCGAGGCCGCCGACGCGCCCGACGAGGCGAGCGACGGCGCGGACGAGACCGAGACCGAAAGCTCGTCCGAAGCGGACGACAACGCCGAGCAGATGGAGGCGGCCGACGCGCCGCCGACCGACACGCCGGAAGAGGACGAACTCGGCGAGGCCGAGGACGCCACCGAACCTTGGCGTCCGAAGGATGACAACCGCCGCGACCGCGAGAAGCCGGCTTATGTCGCCTACACCACGAAGTTCGACGAAGAGGCGCTGGCCGAAGAACTCTGCGACGCGGAGGAGCTGACGCGGCTGCGCTCCTATCTCGACAAGCAGCTCTCCCAGCTTCAGGGCGTGGTCGGCCGGCTCGCGAACCGCCTGCAGCGCCGCCTGCTCGCCCAGCAGAGCCGCGCCTGGGATTTCGACCTCGAAGAGGGCATGCTGGACCCCTCGCGCCTGTCGCGCGTCATCATCGATCCGATGAGCGCGCTGTCCTTCATGCGCGAGCGCGACACCGATTTTCGCGACACCGTGGTCACGCTGCTGCTCGACAATTCGGGCTCGATGCGCGGGCGCCCGATCACGGTCGCGGCGACCTGCGCGGATATTCTGGCGCGCACGCTTGAGCGCTGCGGCGTGAAGGTCGAGATTCTCGGCTTCACGACTCGCGCCTGGAAGGGCGGCCAGTCGCGCGAGCAGTGGATCGGCGCGGGCAAGCCGATGGGGCCGGGCCGGCTGAACGACCTCCGCCACATCGTCTACAAAGCCGCCGACGCGCCCTGGCGGCGCACGCGCAAGAACCTCGGCCTGATGATGCGCGAGGGACTGCTCAAGGAAAACATCGACGGCGAGGCGCTCGACTGGGCGCACAATCGCCTGCTGGCGCGGCCCGAGCAGCGGCGCATCCTGATGGTGATCTCGGACGGCGCGCCGGTCGACGATTCCACGCTCTCGGTCAATCCAGGCAATTACCTCGAGAAGCATCTGCGGCGCGTGATCGAGGAGATCGAGACCCGCTCGCCCGTCGAACTGATCGCGATCGGCATCGGCCACGACGTGACGCGCTACTACCGACGCGCGGTGACGATCGTCGACGCCGAGGAGCTTGGCGGCGTGATGACCGAGAAGCTCGCGGAGCTGTTCGAGGAGACGGGTCCCGCGCCGCGCGGGCGGCTCCACTGA
- a CDS encoding esterase-like activity of phytase family protein — MRLTSSDPDFGGLSGLRLSENGARFTAISDRGYWFTGEIVHEGTKPVALRGVEKSPTPGRDGKPLPGRKGFDTEGLEIFGKTAWITTERVNWLTRYALDEAGRPKGAGQAVALPKGATTVSLNAGYEGVARLGSGALMLVAQSRVAGGEDNRAYVIGPKTSFAFAIRRDDDFVPTDLARLPGGGLILMERRYRPPFSLSVRMKRLSEAEVAPGAVLDGPTLFRASYGQSVDNFEAISAHRGPDGRTVVSILSDDNFHPLQSTLLLQFALEK; from the coding sequence TTGCGCCTTACCTCCTCCGATCCGGATTTCGGCGGCCTGTCGGGACTTCGGCTGTCGGAAAACGGCGCACGCTTCACGGCCATCAGCGACCGCGGCTACTGGTTCACGGGCGAGATCGTCCATGAGGGGACGAAGCCGGTCGCGCTCCGCGGCGTCGAAAAATCCCCGACGCCCGGCCGCGACGGCAAGCCTCTGCCGGGCCGGAAGGGGTTCGACACCGAGGGGCTCGAAATCTTCGGCAAGACCGCCTGGATCACGACCGAGCGGGTGAACTGGCTGACGCGCTATGCGCTCGACGAGGCCGGCCGGCCGAAGGGGGCGGGGCAGGCGGTCGCGCTGCCGAAAGGCGCGACGACCGTCTCGCTCAATGCGGGCTACGAGGGCGTCGCGCGGCTCGGCTCCGGCGCGCTGATGCTTGTGGCGCAGAGCCGCGTCGCGGGCGGCGAGGACAACCGCGCCTACGTCATCGGGCCGAAGACCAGCTTCGCCTTTGCGATCAGGCGCGACGACGATTTCGTGCCAACCGACCTCGCCCGGCTGCCCGGCGGCGGCCTGATCCTGATGGAGCGGCGCTACCGCCCGCCATTCTCGCTGTCGGTGCGCATGAAGCGTCTGAGCGAGGCCGAGGTCGCGCCCGGCGCCGTGCTCGACGGGCCGACGCTGTTCCGGGCCAGCTACGGCCAGTCGGTCGACAATTTCGAGGCTATCTCGGCGCATCGCGGACCGGACGGGCGGACGGTCGTCAGCATCCTGTCCGACGACAATTTCCACCCGCTGCAAAGCACGCTTCTGCTGCAGTTCGCGCTGGAAAAGTAG
- a CDS encoding DUF3617 family protein — protein MRLPLLVIPLAFAAGPLAAAGFDLPPRAPGQWEMSIQVDTAAMPPQIIKMCLDAETDKLLNARFGGMASQMCSRQEQKKEGDSIILESDCRVGDMTTSSHTVVTGDFSSAYTMKTDVKMSGSNAPRGVQAGIPAGPNTQQTTITAKRVGDCAADAKPGDIDLGEGRTMNVRDMPVPQPMQ, from the coding sequence ATGCGTCTCCCCCTTCTCGTCATTCCGCTCGCATTCGCCGCGGGCCCGCTTGCGGCGGCCGGCTTCGACCTGCCGCCCCGCGCGCCGGGCCAGTGGGAAATGAGCATCCAGGTCGACACCGCCGCGATGCCGCCGCAGATCATCAAGATGTGCCTCGACGCCGAGACCGACAAACTGCTGAACGCAAGGTTCGGCGGCATGGCGAGCCAGATGTGCTCGCGCCAGGAGCAGAAGAAGGAAGGCGACTCCATCATCCTCGAAAGCGACTGCCGCGTCGGCGACATGACGACGAGCTCGCACACCGTCGTCACCGGCGACTTCAGCAGCGCCTACACGATGAAGACCGACGTCAAGATGTCGGGCAGCAACGCGCCCCGCGGCGTGCAGGCCGGCATTCCGGCCGGGCCGAACACGCAGCAGACCACGATCACGGCCAAGCGCGTCGGCGACTGCGCCGCCGACGCGAAGCCCGGCGACATCGACCTCGGCGAAGGCCGCACGATGAACGTGCGCGACATGCCGGTCCCACAGCCGATGCAGTGA
- a CDS encoding SDR family oxidoreductase — MTRLIVFGCGYSAKRFVELHGAAFDAVDVTSRTADGAAKLSADGLVAHVFDGRTTTPDLARAVEAATHVLVSAGPDEDGDPTLRGAGDALGRAKSLKWIGYLSTIGVYADAGGDWVDETTPPEADSERGRRRIEVEAGWRGFAERAGSALQIFRLAGIYGPGRSTIDNLRAGTARRLVKPGQVFNRIHVDDIAAAVAAGVARPEVGPVINVTDDEPAPPQDVIEHAARLIGVPVPPDIPFETAELTPMARSFYSSNKRVANRLLKEGLGVELAYPTYREGIAALAQSGAAGRNHTPVG, encoded by the coding sequence ATGACGCGGCTCATCGTGTTCGGTTGCGGCTATTCGGCGAAGCGCTTCGTGGAGCTGCACGGCGCCGCCTTCGACGCCGTCGACGTCACCTCGCGCACCGCCGACGGCGCCGCGAAGCTCTCCGCCGACGGGCTCGTGGCGCATGTCTTCGACGGGCGGACAACGACGCCGGATCTCGCGCGCGCCGTAGAGGCCGCGACCCATGTCCTGGTCTCCGCCGGCCCCGACGAGGACGGCGACCCGACGCTGCGCGGCGCCGGCGACGCGCTCGGGCGGGCGAAGAGCCTGAAGTGGATCGGCTATCTCTCGACCATCGGGGTCTACGCCGACGCCGGCGGCGACTGGGTCGACGAGACGACCCCGCCGGAGGCGGACAGCGAGCGCGGCCGGCGACGCATCGAAGTCGAGGCCGGCTGGCGCGGCTTCGCTGAGCGGGCAGGCTCCGCCCTCCAGATCTTCCGCCTCGCCGGCATCTACGGCCCCGGCCGCAGCACGATCGACAATCTGAGGGCGGGGACCGCGCGCCGGCTGGTGAAGCCCGGCCAGGTGTTCAACCGCATCCATGTGGACGACATCGCCGCCGCCGTCGCGGCCGGCGTCGCGAGGCCCGAAGTCGGGCCGGTGATCAACGTCACGGACGACGAGCCCGCGCCGCCGCAGGACGTCATCGAGCACGCGGCGCGGCTGATCGGCGTTCCGGTCCCGCCCGACATTCCGTTCGAGACCGCCGAGCTGACGCCGATGGCGCGCAGCTTCTATTCGTCGAACAAGCGCGTGGCGAACCGGCTCCTCAAGGAGGGGCTGGGCGTCGAACTCGCTTATCCGACCTACCGGGAAGGGATCGCGGCGCTCGCGCAATCGGGGGCGGCCGGCCGCAATCATACCCCAGTTGGGTGA
- the queG gene encoding tRNA epoxyqueuosine(34) reductase QueG — protein MTPDALRREIERRALALGFDAVAVTTPRSIPQAAPRLAEALAEGRHATMDWLADRAELRGRPAALWADARSVVMLAMNYGPADDPRKILEDGSRGAISVYAQGDDYHELIKGRLKQISGALAAAGHDVKVFVDTAPVMEKPLAEAAGLGWQGKHTNLVSKRFGSWLFLGAIFTTADLPADEPAQDACGSCRACLDACPTDAFPAPYRLDARRCVSYLTIEHHGPIAREFRAAMGNRIYGCDDCLAACPWNKFAEAGREMRLSARDALKAPRLSELAGLNDGDFRKLFAKSPVKRIGRDRFVRNVAIALGNAGTPEAAAAARALIDDASPVVRGAAVWALSRLMDGDAFGRLASERRPDERDADAAAEWDAGLSREAA, from the coding sequence ATGACGCCCGACGCCCTGCGGCGCGAAATCGAGCGCCGGGCGCTGGCGCTCGGCTTCGACGCGGTGGCCGTCACGACGCCCCGATCGATCCCGCAGGCCGCGCCGCGCCTCGCCGAGGCGCTGGCGGAGGGCCGTCACGCCACGATGGACTGGCTCGCGGACCGCGCCGAACTGCGCGGCCGGCCGGCCGCGCTCTGGGCCGACGCCCGCTCCGTCGTGATGCTCGCGATGAACTACGGTCCCGCCGACGATCCGCGCAAAATCCTCGAAGACGGCTCGCGCGGCGCGATCTCGGTCTATGCGCAAGGCGACGATTATCACGAGCTGATCAAGGGCCGGCTGAAGCAGATTTCCGGCGCGCTCGCGGCGGCCGGCCACGACGTCAAGGTGTTCGTGGACACCGCGCCCGTGATGGAGAAGCCGCTCGCGGAAGCCGCCGGTCTCGGCTGGCAGGGCAAGCACACAAATCTGGTCTCGAAGCGGTTCGGCTCCTGGCTGTTCCTCGGCGCGATCTTCACCACCGCCGACCTGCCGGCCGACGAGCCCGCGCAGGACGCCTGCGGCTCGTGCCGGGCCTGCCTCGACGCCTGCCCGACCGACGCCTTTCCAGCGCCTTACCGGCTCGACGCGCGGCGCTGCGTCTCCTACCTCACGATCGAGCATCACGGCCCGATCGCGCGCGAATTCCGCGCCGCGATGGGCAACCGGATCTATGGCTGCGACGACTGCCTCGCGGCCTGCCCGTGGAACAAGTTCGCCGAGGCCGGCCGCGAGATGCGGCTTTCCGCGCGAGACGCGCTGAAGGCGCCGCGGCTGTCGGAACTCGCCGGGCTAAACGACGGGGATTTTCGAAAACTGTTCGCAAAGTCGCCGGTCAAGCGGATCGGGCGTGACCGCTTCGTGCGCAACGTCGCAATCGCGCTCGGCAACGCCGGAACTCCCGAAGCCGCCGCGGCGGCCCGCGCGTTGATCGACGACGCTTCTCCGGTCGTGCGCGGCGCAGCCGTCTGGGCGCTGTCTCGGCTGATGGACGGGGATGCGTTCGGGCGCCTCGCCTCCGAGCGGCGGCCCGACGAGCGCGACGCCGACGCAGCCGCCGAGTGGGACGCGGGCCTGTCGCGGGAGGCCGCATGA
- a CDS encoding complex I NDUFA9 subunit family protein: MASPTAPRPVGDKLVTVFGGSGFIGRHVVRALVRNGWRVRVAVRRPDLAGHLQPLGGVGQIVATQANMRFPESVLQAARGADAVVNLVGILAESGKQTFDALQAEGPRLAARAAKEAGATSFLQMSAIGADRQSAAEYGRSKSAGEDAALEVFPDAVILRPSIVFGPEDSFFNRFAAMARVSPALPLIGGGKTLFQPVFVGDVAQAVAGALDGAVAGGDGAYELGGPEVLSFEEILRYVLKETGRNRILAPLPFGLAKAQAKLLQLLPNAPLTVDQVTMLETDNVVSSDAEATGRTLRAFGIEPTPIGSVVPGYLWRYRKAGQFEKTRVEV; encoded by the coding sequence ATGGCCTCGCCGACTGCCCCGCGCCCGGTGGGCGACAAGCTCGTGACGGTGTTCGGCGGCTCGGGCTTTATCGGACGCCATGTCGTCCGCGCGCTGGTGCGCAACGGCTGGCGTGTGCGGGTCGCGGTGCGCCGTCCGGACCTCGCGGGACACCTGCAGCCCTTGGGCGGCGTCGGGCAGATCGTCGCGACGCAGGCGAACATGCGGTTTCCCGAATCGGTGCTGCAGGCCGCCCGGGGCGCGGACGCGGTGGTGAATCTCGTCGGCATCCTGGCCGAGAGCGGCAAGCAGACATTCGACGCGCTGCAGGCCGAGGGGCCGAGGCTCGCGGCGCGGGCCGCCAAAGAGGCGGGCGCGACGAGCTTCCTGCAGATGTCTGCGATCGGCGCCGACCGGCAGAGCGCGGCAGAGTACGGCCGCAGCAAATCGGCCGGCGAAGACGCGGCCCTCGAGGTCTTTCCCGACGCCGTGATCCTCCGCCCGTCGATCGTGTTTGGGCCGGAAGATTCGTTCTTCAACCGCTTCGCCGCGATGGCGCGGGTCTCCCCCGCTTTGCCGCTGATCGGCGGCGGAAAAACGCTGTTCCAGCCGGTCTTCGTCGGAGACGTCGCTCAGGCGGTCGCCGGCGCGCTCGACGGCGCAGTCGCGGGCGGCGACGGCGCCTACGAACTCGGCGGGCCCGAAGTGCTGAGCTTCGAGGAGATCCTGCGCTATGTGCTGAAGGAGACCGGACGCAATCGCATCCTCGCGCCGCTGCCCTTCGGCCTCGCCAAGGCGCAGGCCAAGCTTCTCCAGCTGCTGCCGAACGCGCCGCTCACCGTCGATCAGGTGACGATGCTCGAGACCGACAATGTCGTGTCGAGCGACGCGGAGGCGACCGGCCGGACGCTGCGGGCCTTTGGGATCGAGCCGACCCCGATCGGTTCCGTCGTTCCGGGCTATCTCTGGCGCTACCGCAAGGCCGGCCAGTTCGAGAAGACCCGGGTCGAGGTCTGA
- a CDS encoding ribonuclease H-like domain-containing protein, protein MTIRLHRGDLPDDYVAGDSVAIDTETLGLNPNRDRLCLVQISTGDGSADLVQIAPGQGRAPNLERVLKDRAVLKLFHFARFDVAALYKAFGVMTEPVYCTKIASRLVRTYTDRHGLKDLVRELLNVEISKQQQSSDWGADELTDAQLAYAASDVLHLHALKRKLDAQLAREGRAAFADACFAFVPVRAALDLAGWAETDIFSHA, encoded by the coding sequence ATGACGATCCGACTTCATCGCGGCGACCTGCCGGACGACTATGTCGCCGGCGACTCCGTCGCGATCGACACCGAGACGCTCGGCCTCAATCCGAATCGCGACCGCCTGTGTCTCGTGCAGATCTCGACCGGCGACGGCTCCGCCGACCTGGTGCAGATTGCGCCGGGGCAGGGCAGGGCGCCAAATCTGGAGCGCGTGCTGAAGGACCGGGCGGTCCTGAAGCTGTTTCATTTCGCCCGTTTCGACGTCGCGGCCCTCTACAAGGCGTTCGGCGTGATGACCGAGCCGGTCTACTGCACCAAGATCGCATCCCGGCTCGTGCGGACCTACACGGACCGCCACGGCCTCAAGGACCTTGTGCGCGAGCTGCTAAATGTCGAAATATCGAAGCAGCAGCAGTCGTCCGACTGGGGCGCCGACGAATTGACGGACGCGCAGCTCGCTTATGCGGCGAGCGACGTCCTTCATCTCCACGCGCTCAAGCGGAAGCTCGACGCGCAGCTCGCCCGTGAAGGCCGTGCAGCCTTCGCGGACGCCTGTTTCGCCTTCGTGCCCGTCCGGGCGGCGCTTGACCTCGCCGGCTGGGCCGAGACCGATATTTTCTCGCACGCCTGA